Proteins from a genomic interval of Nitrospirota bacterium:
- a CDS encoding cbb3-type cytochrome c oxidase subunit I, translating into MSTAAISPDKSFGRTLKEWIFTIDHKRIGVLYLIGSLAAFAVAGLMAMLIRIELGSVGPTITNPNTYNTWLYFHGAAMILAFQIPALTGFLANYLVPLMIGAKDMAFPRLNALSLWLFWAGIIVALLTFVIPDSPDIMWTGYPPYSLRTGGNTALYVFTVHLMGFSSIVGGINLITTIMYMRAPGMTWRKLNIFVWSTLGAFILQLIFIPVLAAAVTMLLFDKYIGTHFFDPSAGGDVLLYQNLFWFYSHPAVYVILLPTMGMIFEITATFAKNRVFNYKMVVYGGIGGVVLLSGEVWIHHLFTSGMPDWIRMGMMVSTLMISIPVGLLMIGLIGTLYRAAIEYTTPMLYAVGFIFLFLIGGLTGIPNAMTAIDLAIHDTHFVVGHFHYVMAVSTTFAIFGSVYYLFPKMTGKMYNETLGKLGFLISFIGVNITFFTMMVVGIKGMPRRYFDYQQFAHLEGLHHIVTIGAFIIGIGAAVVLISWIHGLVAGRKAVDNPWSSKSVEWMTKTPPPPGNFHPIPRLSEDWHPYGYGN; encoded by the coding sequence ATGAGCACTGCAGCTATTAGCCCTGATAAGAGTTTCGGACGCACGTTAAAGGAATGGATCTTCACAATTGATCATAAAAGGATAGGTGTGCTTTATTTGATAGGCTCGCTTGCAGCATTCGCAGTTGCAGGCCTGATGGCGATGCTTATAAGAATAGAACTCGGTTCTGTTGGCCCTACGATTACAAACCCAAATACGTATAATACCTGGCTCTACTTTCATGGGGCAGCCATGATACTTGCATTCCAGATACCGGCGCTGACAGGGTTTCTCGCCAACTATCTCGTCCCCTTGATGATAGGAGCAAAGGATATGGCATTTCCAAGGCTTAATGCCCTGAGCCTCTGGCTATTCTGGGCTGGAATAATTGTTGCGCTTCTAACGTTTGTCATACCTGATTCTCCGGATATTATGTGGACTGGCTATCCTCCGTATTCTCTGAGGACAGGAGGTAATACTGCCCTCTATGTGTTTACGGTTCACCTCATGGGTTTCTCGTCCATTGTAGGGGGTATTAATCTAATTACGACGATCATGTATATGCGTGCACCTGGCATGACCTGGCGCAAGCTCAATATTTTTGTATGGAGTACACTCGGCGCATTCATACTGCAGCTGATATTCATCCCTGTATTGGCTGCGGCGGTTACCATGCTGCTCTTTGACAAATATATCGGAACGCATTTCTTTGATCCGTCAGCCGGGGGAGATGTCCTCTTATACCAGAACCTATTCTGGTTCTATTCACATCCTGCAGTCTACGTAATCTTGCTGCCTACCATGGGCATGATCTTTGAGATTACAGCTACATTCGCAAAAAACCGCGTATTTAACTACAAGATGGTTGTTTATGGAGGTATTGGCGGCGTTGTCCTTCTCAGCGGAGAAGTATGGATTCATCACCTCTTTACATCAGGGATGCCTGACTGGATCAGGATGGGGATGATGGTGAGTACGTTGATGATAAGTATCCCCGTCGGCCTTCTTATGATAGGCCTTATAGGCACACTCTACAGAGCAGCGATAGAGTATACGACACCGATGCTGTATGCTGTAGGTTTTATATTTCTGTTCCTTATCGGCGGCCTGACAGGGATACCCAATGCAATGACTGCCATTGATCTGGCTATTCATGATACGCATTTTGTTGTTGGACATTTTCATTATGTCATGGCAGTCTCAACGACATTTGCAATATTCGGCAGTGTCTATTATCTGTTCCCCAAGATGACAGGCAAGATGTACAACGAGACCCTTGGAAAACTTGGTTTTCTTATCTCATTCATAGGGGTAAATATTACCTTCTTCACAATGATGGTTGTGGGTATTAAGGGCATGCCAAGGAGGTATTTTGACTATCAACAGTTCGCACATCTTGAAGGGCTCCACCATATCGTTACTATTGGCGCGTTCATAATTGGAATTGGCGCAGCAGTAGTCCTTATATCCTGGATACATGGACTCGTTGCAGGCAGAAAGGCTGTGGATAATCCGTGGTCGTCGAAATCAGTTGAGTGGATGACAAAGACGCCTCCTCCTCCGGGTAATTTTCATCCAATACCGAGGTTGTCGGAGGATTGGCATCCTTACGGATATGGAAACTAA
- the coxB gene encoding cytochrome c oxidase subunit II, with amino-acid sequence MIGKFVNGAGLSLIMLATGSPAFAYKEGRSPGEIPDIPGGWQHLFHELLIDITVIGVIFAAITIYFLIKYRRRQPGQEGRPPKLSPAAAIGWAVIPAFIFMADDLYLAAESWTLFNEIRTVPENAYEVKLEGAMWSWNFKYPDGVETTNELRVPAGTPIVVRMTSRDVIHSFFIPDFKVKEDLMPGRITYVWFYPKDPGEYLITCAEYCGVIHSSMRGTIIAMQKDEFNKWIEAEKKASMEGGA; translated from the coding sequence ATGATCGGGAAATTTGTAAATGGGGCAGGTCTCTCTCTTATTATGCTTGCGACGGGCTCTCCGGCGTTTGCATATAAAGAGGGGCGTAGTCCCGGTGAGATACCGGATATTCCGGGAGGATGGCAGCATCTCTTCCATGAGTTACTGATAGATATAACAGTAATTGGAGTCATTTTTGCTGCAATAACGATATATTTTTTGATCAAATACAGGAGAAGACAACCTGGACAGGAAGGACGGCCGCCAAAGCTCAGTCCTGCCGCAGCAATCGGCTGGGCAGTAATTCCTGCATTCATATTCATGGCTGATGACCTGTACCTGGCTGCAGAGAGCTGGACGCTTTTTAATGAAATCAGGACGGTGCCGGAGAATGCCTATGAAGTAAAACTTGAGGGTGCCATGTGGAGCTGGAACTTCAAATATCCGGACGGAGTTGAAACTACTAATGAGTTGCGTGTTCCAGCCGGCACTCCCATAGTTGTTCGGATGACAAGCAGGGATGTTATACACAGTTTCTTTATACCGGATTTCAAAGTCAAGGAAGACCTGATGCCTGGCAGGATAACTTATGTATGGTTCTACCCCAAGGATCCTGGTGAATACCTTATCACCTGTGCGGAGTATTGCGGGGTCATTCATTCGAGTATGCGGGGTACCATTATTGCCATGCAAAAGGATGAGTTCAATAAATGGATTGAGGCTGAGAAAAAGGCTTCGATGGAAGGAGGTGCATAA
- a CDS encoding SCO family protein: MLRPVCYRTMYLMITAILIAVGARYVYANYGTVAESSLDPSVMKIDEDMYLGAKLDGEYSFIDVNGSEFKLKDMLGKPLILVFSYFSCDGACPSINVHLRDSLQEIKGLKPGNDYNVLTVSFDRNDDLHHLHMFTEMTGIKGDRHNFWKMAVMKNKYDILPFTKSTGYKFFWSPPDKTFLHTNAYLFLSPELRIIRYLYGSPLDSKDVELAITEAAFSRSTKSKVIDLLKMACYSYNYKDGKYTLNYSLFVGAGSFVLGGGAIIMPIIFYRKRKEARS; the protein is encoded by the coding sequence ATGTTAAGACCTGTCTGCTATAGAACAATGTATCTTATGATAACTGCCATCCTGATTGCAGTTGGGGCAAGGTACGTATATGCAAATTACGGAACGGTCGCGGAATCCTCACTGGACCCTTCAGTTATGAAGATCGACGAGGATATGTACCTTGGAGCAAAGCTGGATGGGGAATACAGCTTCATTGATGTCAATGGTTCTGAATTTAAGCTCAAAGATATGCTTGGCAAACCACTTATTTTGGTATTCTCATACTTTTCGTGTGACGGGGCATGCCCTTCAATCAATGTCCATCTGAGAGATTCTCTCCAGGAAATAAAGGGACTTAAGCCTGGTAATGACTATAACGTACTTACAGTGTCGTTTGACAGGAATGATGATTTACATCATCTGCACATGTTTACAGAGATGACAGGCATAAAGGGTGACAGACATAATTTCTGGAAAATGGCTGTTATGAAAAATAAGTATGACATATTGCCATTTACAAAGAGCACAGGTTATAAATTCTTCTGGTCTCCTCCGGATAAGACCTTTCTGCACACTAATGCCTATCTATTCCTTTCACCTGAGCTCAGGATTATACGTTATCTTTACGGATCACCTCTTGACAGCAAAGACGTGGAACTGGCTATCACAGAGGCAGCTTTTAGCAGGAGTACAAAATCTAAGGTAATAGACCTGCTGAAGATGGCCTGCTACAGCTACAACTACAAGGATGGCAAATATACATTGAATTACTCCCTATTTGTAGGTGCAGGATCATTTGTCCTTGGCGGCGGGGCTATTATTATGCCAATTATATTTTACAGAAAGAGAAAGGAGGCACGATCATGA